In a single window of the Oscillatoria sp. FACHB-1407 genome:
- a CDS encoding SPOR domain-containing protein, protein MRRRASAEPSSPEQFLNPVLKAALESLDVELDEELTRYRRMRGRKPGQTGRQRSDRQPDMIVIGASAAALSAASIADAPQAAPPLAIAADPNADPFADDAPLSSLAPFNPEVGQPLTEHNLDDLEPDSYLASSEELLKSIAEEEDLRAAEEPGMLESLLTPLGIGSMLLLLLSSITFGYLIMNPNSISILGLDKLMGDRASTPAQPNTTTTATTAAPASTLPSPNLADQEFVDLNLDTLSTLPTGESAPAGVATPGTTASPASEPNAATAVPQAPLPTVNLEQQTPVATASSTGPSRQRSQSAPRQRTESRQSESRSSNRAAAATRPAPTTAASTNPTPARSAAARPAAQSPAPAPSVATAPSAAPSRDNLYHVVTEYNGDRSLEQVRQVSGDAFLRNTNEGARVQAGAFSEQSRAEELVQELQQQGIPARIERR, encoded by the coding sequence ATGCGACGACGTGCCTCCGCAGAACCTTCTTCACCAGAGCAATTTCTCAACCCCGTTCTCAAAGCGGCACTTGAAAGCCTGGATGTTGAACTCGATGAAGAGTTAACTCGCTATCGGCGGATGCGAGGTCGTAAGCCGGGGCAAACAGGTCGCCAACGGAGCGATCGCCAACCTGACATGATTGTGATTGGGGCGAGTGCTGCTGCTCTTTCCGCTGCATCCATTGCAGATGCGCCACAGGCTGCTCCTCCGCTCGCCATTGCGGCTGACCCCAATGCCGATCCTTTTGCCGATGATGCGCCTCTATCCAGTCTGGCACCCTTCAACCCAGAGGTGGGTCAACCATTAACTGAGCATAATCTGGACGATCTGGAACCGGATAGTTATCTGGCTTCGTCTGAGGAACTGCTAAAAAGCATTGCAGAAGAAGAGGATCTGCGAGCAGCGGAAGAACCGGGAATGCTGGAAAGCCTGCTGACTCCACTGGGCATCGGCTCCATGTTGCTGCTGTTGCTGTCGAGCATCACCTTTGGCTATCTGATCATGAATCCCAACAGCATCAGCATTTTAGGATTGGATAAGCTGATGGGCGATCGCGCCTCTACTCCTGCTCAACCCAACACCACCACAACCGCGACAACCGCTGCACCTGCCAGCACGTTGCCTTCACCGAACCTGGCAGATCAAGAATTTGTTGATTTAAACCTCGATACCCTCAGCACGTTGCCTACTGGAGAGTCCGCTCCTGCCGGGGTAGCTACTCCTGGGACAACCGCTTCCCCAGCAAGTGAACCAAACGCAGCAACTGCGGTGCCTCAAGCCCCATTGCCGACGGTTAATTTAGAGCAACAAACCCCTGTTGCGACCGCTTCAAGCACAGGTCCCAGTCGTCAGCGCAGCCAATCTGCTCCGCGTCAACGCACCGAATCTAGACAATCTGAATCCAGATCATCTAACCGTGCGGCAGCGGCAACCCGTCCTGCGCCAACTACGGCAGCTTCGACCAATCCAACCCCTGCCCGTTCTGCGGCGGCTAGACCTGCTGCTCAATCTCCTGCCCCCGCTCCCTCGGTGGCGACAGCACCCAGTGCGGCTCCATCTCGGGACAACCTCTATCATGTTGTGACAGAATACAATGGCGATCGCAGCCTGGAGCAGGTTCGTCAGGTGTCAGGCGATGCATTCTTGCGAAACACCAATGAAGGGGCACGAGTGCAAGCCGGAGCCTTTAGCGAGCAATCTCGCGCCGAGGAACTCGTGCAGGAACTTCAGCAACAGGGCATTCCTGCCCGAATTGAACGGCGTTAA
- a CDS encoding glycosyltransferase family 4 protein has protein sequence MHIAWLGKKSPFCGNVTYGREVTNALLDRGHRVSFIHFAQDEAEESADETGRDCQEVSIPFLYKSQIYTIPSFKSSKVLIQALSQLKPDLVHASLTLSPLDFLLPEICQELDLPLVATFHPPFDRKRRNLTSGTQHLMYQLYAPFLANYDRVIVFSHIQRELLVRLGVPAPQVAVIPNGVDVEKYSPGLSRLKAELGAQRLFVYQGRIAPEKNVESLLKAWKQTEMGDRSKLIVVGNGPLASTLMPFYGAEHGIIWLGFVADEQRRIEILRGADVFILPSLVEGLSLSLLEAMSCGVACLATDAGADGEVIEDGAGVILNTSRVATQLQTLLPLFRDHPELTTLLGRKARQRVLDRYTLSRNITRLEELYYQVLQQQRVHLSRSM, from the coding sequence ATGCATATTGCTTGGCTTGGAAAGAAGTCTCCCTTTTGTGGAAACGTCACCTATGGTCGAGAAGTTACAAACGCTCTCCTAGATCGAGGACATCGGGTTAGTTTTATTCATTTCGCGCAGGACGAAGCTGAAGAGTCAGCCGACGAAACTGGGCGAGATTGTCAGGAAGTGTCCATTCCATTTCTGTATAAATCGCAGATCTATACGATTCCTTCCTTTAAATCCAGCAAAGTCCTGATACAGGCATTGAGTCAGCTCAAGCCCGATCTTGTTCATGCGTCTTTAACCCTCTCTCCGCTTGATTTTCTGCTTCCAGAAATTTGTCAAGAGCTAGACCTGCCCCTGGTGGCAACGTTTCACCCCCCGTTTGACCGCAAGCGGCGGAATTTGACATCGGGCACGCAACACCTGATGTATCAACTCTATGCCCCGTTTTTGGCAAACTACGATCGCGTCATTGTGTTCTCCCACATTCAGCGAGAGTTGCTCGTGCGTCTGGGGGTGCCTGCGCCTCAGGTGGCGGTGATCCCGAATGGCGTTGATGTGGAGAAATATTCTCCTGGGTTGTCTCGCCTCAAGGCAGAATTGGGCGCACAGCGGTTGTTTGTCTACCAGGGGCGGATTGCGCCTGAAAAAAATGTGGAGTCTCTGCTGAAAGCCTGGAAACAGACAGAAATGGGCGATCGCAGCAAATTAATCGTCGTGGGTAATGGTCCTCTAGCATCGACGCTGATGCCTTTTTATGGGGCAGAACACGGCATTATCTGGTTGGGGTTTGTGGCGGATGAGCAGCGGCGCATCGAGATTTTGCGCGGTGCTGATGTGTTTATCCTGCCGTCTCTCGTAGAAGGGCTATCGCTGTCACTGTTAGAGGCGATGTCCTGTGGGGTGGCGTGTTTAGCAACCGATGCCGGAGCAGATGGCGAAGTGATTGAAGACGGTGCTGGGGTCATTCTCAACACCAGTCGGGTTGCTACCCAGTTGCAAACCTTGCTGCCACTCTTCCGCGATCATCCAGAATTGACAACCCTGCTCGGTCGCAAAGCGCGTCAACGGGTACTCGATCGCTACACCCTCAGCCGCAATATCACCCGTCTGGAGGAGTTGTATTATCAGGTGCTACAGCAACAACGGGTTCATTTGAGCCGATCGATGTAA
- a CDS encoding metal ABC transporter ATP-binding protein encodes MNTRTFPYSLTVDSSPNYHSAHQRVFQPTSSDKQASTVARAIQVNRLRVSYRSVEALKDVNLTIQPGRLTGIFGPNGAGKSTLIKAMLGLVPAQGDVIYGDRPLVDQRERVAYVPQRSQIDWSYPATVWDVVMMGRVQKTGWFQRFSAVSRRVAAAALERVGMEKYRDRPIGQLSGGQQQRVFIARALTQEADVFCFDEPFVGIDQKTEDVIFDIFQELAAANKLVLVVSHDLGESIQHFDDLILLNQSLIAHGDRATVLTQENLYLTYGGRVAFAA; translated from the coding sequence ATGAACACTAGAACGTTTCCTTATTCGTTAACCGTGGATAGCAGCCCAAACTACCACAGTGCCCATCAGCGTGTGTTTCAGCCAACCTCATCCGATAAGCAGGCAAGCACTGTAGCACGAGCAATTCAGGTAAACCGTCTGAGGGTTAGCTATCGCTCCGTTGAAGCACTCAAGGATGTCAACTTAACCATTCAACCGGGACGATTGACGGGTATTTTTGGCCCGAATGGAGCCGGAAAGAGCACCTTAATCAAAGCTATGTTGGGGCTTGTGCCCGCTCAAGGGGATGTCATCTATGGCGATCGCCCCCTCGTAGACCAGCGCGAACGGGTTGCCTATGTGCCGCAGCGATCGCAGATCGATTGGAGTTATCCTGCCACCGTGTGGGATGTGGTGATGATGGGACGAGTCCAAAAAACAGGCTGGTTTCAGCGGTTCTCAGCCGTGAGCCGTCGTGTTGCTGCTGCGGCTCTGGAGCGCGTCGGCATGGAAAAATATCGCGATCGCCCCATTGGGCAACTCTCAGGTGGGCAACAACAGCGCGTCTTCATTGCCCGTGCCCTAACCCAGGAAGCAGATGTTTTTTGCTTTGACGAACCCTTTGTGGGTATCGACCAAAAAACAGAAGACGTAATTTTTGACATCTTTCAGGAATTGGCAGCCGCTAACAAGCTGGTGCTGGTGGTTAGCCACGATTTAGGCGAAAGCATTCAACACTTTGATGACCTGATTTTGTTGAATCAATCGCTCATCGCTCATGGCGATCGCGCCACAGTCTTGACTCAAGAGAATCTGTATCTTACCTATGGTGGCAGAGTAGCCTTTGCGGCTTAA
- a CDS encoding metal ABC transporter solute-binding protein, Zn/Mn family, translated as MSWWRKKRRLTVAIAAFLLGFWITACGASGDDSAEGGKPLVVTTSTVITDWAAQVGGDAIELRGILKPGVDPHVYEPVPADSVAFEEADLILYNGYNLEPGLIRMMNSAGANVEKLAVGEVVSPLEMDKEGEQVPDPHVWGNVENVITMTEAIRDALIQLLPDREAAFTDNSDRFTADLARLHTWIGEQIATIPADQRKLVTTHDAFEYYAQTYGLDVVGTLIGISTEEQPSAQTVQKLVESIKATGVPAIFAETTINPQLITTVAEESGIQLSPQQLYSDSLGAPGSNGDSYIKMMVANTQAIVEALGGRYTPFEVRE; from the coding sequence ATGAGTTGGTGGCGCAAAAAACGGCGATTAACTGTGGCGATCGCTGCATTCCTGCTGGGGTTTTGGATCACAGCCTGCGGTGCATCGGGTGACGATTCCGCTGAGGGAGGCAAGCCATTGGTCGTCACCACCAGCACGGTCATTACTGACTGGGCAGCCCAGGTTGGAGGGGATGCAATCGAACTGCGAGGCATCTTAAAGCCAGGAGTTGATCCTCACGTCTATGAACCTGTGCCCGCCGATAGCGTCGCTTTTGAAGAGGCAGACCTGATTCTCTATAACGGCTACAACCTGGAACCAGGGCTAATCCGCATGATGAACTCTGCCGGGGCAAATGTAGAAAAATTGGCAGTGGGAGAAGTGGTGTCACCTCTAGAGATGGACAAGGAAGGAGAACAGGTGCCTGACCCCCATGTGTGGGGCAATGTGGAGAACGTGATCACCATGACAGAAGCCATTCGGGATGCCCTGATTCAACTGTTGCCAGACCGTGAGGCAGCGTTTACCGACAATAGCGATCGCTTTACTGCTGATTTAGCGCGGCTTCACACCTGGATTGGCGAACAGATTGCAACCATTCCGGCTGATCAACGTAAACTGGTTACCACTCACGATGCCTTTGAATACTACGCGCAGACTTACGGATTAGACGTTGTGGGCACCTTGATTGGCATCAGCACCGAAGAACAACCCAGTGCCCAAACTGTGCAAAAGCTAGTGGAGTCGATTAAAGCCACCGGGGTTCCGGCGATCTTTGCTGAAACCACCATCAACCCCCAACTCATTACAACTGTCGCCGAAGAATCGGGAATTCAACTCTCGCCACAACAACTGTATTCTGACTCTCTGGGCGCACCGGGCAGCAATGGCGACTCTTATATCAAGATGATGGTGGCAAATACGCAGGCGATCGTTGAGGCGTTAGGTGGCCGATATACTCCATTTGAGGTAAGAGAGTAG
- the deoC gene encoding deoxyribose-phosphate aldolase — MEDYPDIDLAEFIDHALLIPIATSEQVIQWCDEADRFKFPAVCVFPCHVRQAASLLHNRRPQVCAVIGFPSGATTSAVKLYEAQEAVENGATELDVVINLGWLKAGKTDELHREIAEICDATGQPVKAILEMSVLTDAEKQLAAEVCMDAGVAYLKTHTGWNGGVTVNDVRFLREMTKDRIGIKAASGIRTAEQAIELIVAGATRIGTSRGPDLVRQRVRLEEEKKAEG; from the coding sequence ATGGAAGACTATCCCGATATTGATTTAGCTGAGTTTATCGACCATGCCCTGCTCATCCCGATCGCCACTTCAGAACAGGTCATCCAGTGGTGTGATGAAGCCGATCGCTTCAAGTTTCCAGCGGTGTGTGTGTTTCCGTGTCATGTGCGGCAGGCAGCGAGTCTGTTGCACAACCGTCGTCCACAGGTCTGCGCGGTGATTGGCTTTCCGTCAGGGGCGACTACCTCAGCGGTTAAGCTCTATGAGGCGCAAGAAGCGGTTGAGAATGGAGCCACTGAGTTAGATGTCGTCATTAATTTGGGATGGCTCAAAGCGGGAAAAACAGATGAGTTACATCGCGAGATTGCTGAAATTTGTGATGCTACGGGTCAGCCTGTCAAAGCGATTTTAGAGATGTCGGTGTTGACCGATGCAGAAAAGCAACTGGCAGCGGAAGTCTGTATGGATGCCGGAGTCGCCTACCTCAAAACCCACACCGGGTGGAATGGTGGCGTAACTGTAAATGATGTGCGCTTTTTAAGGGAAATGACCAAAGATCGAATTGGCATCAAAGCGGCGAGTGGCATTCGTACAGCAGAGCAGGCGATCGAGCTAATTGTGGCAGGGGCAACGCGAATCGGCACCTCTCGCGGACCCGACTTGGTTCGTCAGCGCGTTAGGCTAGAGGAGGAGAAGAAGGCTGAAGGATAA
- a CDS encoding metal ABC transporter permease has product MDFLLEPLQYGFMQRALIVAVLVGLICAVVGSYLMVQRLALLGDAISHSVLPGLAIAFMLGANIFLGAFIAGVLSTMAIAWIRARSPIKEDAAMGIVFSACFALGITLITLIQHDNKIDLNHFLFGNILGVSTEEVWQTALISVIVLAVVVALYKELLFYTFDPLGAQAAGLPTNLLNFGLMVLIALTIVASMKAVGVILVLSLLITPGATAYLLVSRLHLVMILGAAIGIVSSISGMYLSYAFNLPSGPAIVLVVSGLFVLALLFSPTHGVLTQPKSSSGEPTIWHEIKGLLQSRRRAG; this is encoded by the coding sequence ATGGACTTCCTCCTTGAACCTTTGCAATACGGCTTCATGCAACGGGCACTGATTGTTGCAGTCCTCGTTGGGTTGATTTGTGCCGTCGTTGGGAGTTACCTGATGGTGCAGCGATTGGCGTTGTTGGGAGATGCCATCAGCCATTCGGTGTTGCCGGGGTTAGCGATCGCCTTTATGTTGGGTGCCAATATCTTCCTGGGGGCATTCATTGCGGGGGTGTTGAGTACGATGGCGATCGCCTGGATTCGAGCGCGATCGCCCATTAAAGAAGATGCCGCCATGGGAATTGTCTTCTCCGCCTGCTTTGCCTTAGGGATTACGCTGATTACGTTGATTCAGCACGACAACAAGATCGATCTGAACCACTTTTTATTTGGCAATATTTTGGGAGTCAGTACCGAGGAAGTCTGGCAAACCGCCCTGATTTCGGTCATTGTCCTGGCGGTAGTGGTGGCGTTGTACAAGGAGTTGTTGTTTTACACCTTTGACCCGTTGGGTGCCCAGGCGGCAGGTTTGCCTACAAATCTGCTTAACTTTGGGCTGATGGTGTTGATTGCTTTGACGATCGTCGCCAGCATGAAAGCCGTTGGGGTGATTCTCGTGTTGTCGCTGTTAATTACGCCAGGAGCAACAGCATATCTGCTGGTCAGCCGATTGCATTTGGTAATGATTTTAGGAGCGGCGATCGGCATTGTCTCTAGCATCAGTGGGATGTATCTGAGCTATGCCTTTAATTTGCCATCCGGTCCAGCGATTGTGTTGGTGGTTTCCGGCTTATTTGTGCTGGCATTGCTGTTTAGCCCAACGCACGGTGTTTTGACTCAACCCAAATCCAGTTCTGGAGAGCCGACCATTTGGCACGAAATTAAAGGGCTTTTACAATCCCGCAGACGGGCCGGGTGA
- a CDS encoding manganese catalase family protein — translation MFYHDKRLQYFTPPERPDPVYAKKIQELIGGTFGEMTVMMQYLFQGWNCRGPAKYRDMLLDIGTEEIGHVEMLATMIAHLLDKAPIKMQEDGAKDPVVGAVMGGTKPGEVITDIINGSMNPQHAIVSGLGATAADSVGYPWNGRFIVASGNLLADFRSNLHAESQGRLQAVRMYEMTDDRGVRDTLSFMIARDTMHQNQWLAAIEDLESSGMETTPVPSSFPLDLEKREFAYQFWNNSKGEESREGRWAQGKSIDGKGEFEYIANPEPLGPEPNPPQSDPRLYGTNVSTHPPMKVKH, via the coding sequence ATGTTTTATCACGACAAACGACTCCAGTATTTCACTCCTCCTGAGCGACCCGATCCAGTCTACGCCAAGAAGATCCAAGAATTGATTGGCGGTACGTTTGGTGAAATGACTGTAATGATGCAGTACCTATTTCAGGGGTGGAATTGCCGGGGTCCCGCAAAGTACCGCGATATGTTACTCGACATCGGTACTGAAGAAATCGGGCACGTTGAAATGTTAGCAACCATGATTGCCCATTTACTCGACAAAGCTCCCATCAAAATGCAAGAAGACGGAGCAAAAGACCCGGTCGTAGGTGCAGTCATGGGTGGAACCAAGCCCGGTGAAGTGATCACCGATATCATTAACGGCAGCATGAATCCTCAACATGCGATCGTCTCTGGATTGGGTGCAACGGCGGCAGATAGCGTTGGCTATCCCTGGAATGGTCGGTTTATCGTAGCTAGCGGTAACTTGCTGGCTGATTTTCGCTCTAACTTGCACGCAGAGTCACAGGGGCGTTTGCAAGCAGTGCGGATGTACGAGATGACCGATGACCGGGGTGTACGTGACACTCTCAGCTTTATGATTGCCCGTGACACGATGCACCAAAATCAATGGCTCGCGGCGATCGAAGACCTGGAAAGCTCTGGTATGGAGACCACTCCTGTTCCCAGTTCCTTCCCATTGGATCTGGAGAAGCGGGAATTTGCTTACCAGTTCTGGAACAACTCCAAGGGTGAAGAAAGCCGTGAAGGACGTTGGGCACAAGGCAAATCCATTGATGGCAAAGGTGAGTTTGAGTACATCGCTAATCCAGAACCTCTGGGACCGGAGCCAAACCCTCCTCAAAGTGACCCTCGCTTATACGGTACAAATGTCTCCACTCATCCGCCGATGAAGGTGAAACACTAG
- a CDS encoding DUF4126 domain-containing protein — translation METLFSLMLGMSLSAACGFRIFVPMLAMSIAAQSGHLTLASGFEWIGTPEAFVAFAVAAILEVGGYYIPWLDNLLDTIATPTAIVAGTIVTASAVGEVSPLVQWTLAVILGGGAAGVTQGMTDVLRIVSTSTTGGFANPLLSTMELGTAATLSGLAITVPALAGILVIGLLFFAIQKILKFMQKRRRASSPGPSAGL, via the coding sequence TTGGAAACTTTATTTAGCCTGATGTTAGGGATGAGCCTCAGTGCCGCCTGTGGGTTTCGCATTTTTGTGCCGATGTTGGCGATGAGCATCGCAGCCCAGTCAGGTCACCTGACCCTTGCCTCTGGGTTTGAGTGGATTGGCACACCTGAGGCGTTTGTCGCCTTTGCCGTTGCTGCGATTTTAGAAGTGGGGGGCTATTACATCCCCTGGTTAGATAATCTGCTGGATACGATCGCCACCCCAACAGCTATCGTTGCAGGCACGATCGTAACGGCTTCGGCGGTGGGAGAGGTCAGTCCTCTGGTGCAGTGGACACTGGCAGTCATTCTGGGGGGAGGTGCCGCTGGCGTCACTCAGGGCATGACCGATGTGTTGCGCATCGTTTCTACCTCAACTACAGGCGGATTTGCCAACCCTCTACTATCCACAATGGAGTTAGGAACTGCGGCTACGTTGTCTGGACTTGCCATTACCGTCCCTGCTCTAGCGGGCATTCTGGTCATTGGGTTACTGTTTTTTGCGATTCAAAAGATTCTGAAATTCATGCAAAAACGCCGCAGAGCAAGTTCACCCGGCCCGTCTGCGGGATTGTAA
- a CDS encoding MFS transporter has protein sequence MMRLSDSDLGIHQPFLSQLHSEADDSLHRLGDTSLQPLREPNPDRTLNGKSNGAKAQAKDNGASDVEEIEDVDERSDTSALAAMQELMQATATHDAPTTVEEDEDVLSHSGNGANGYADTHRNGSLSSPAEVPEVETDEVEHGFLPVLKNRNFLALWSGQVFSQLADKVYLVLMIMIITSRFQAAGQTISGWVSAVMIAFTIPAVLFGSIAGVYVDHWSKKAVLVFTNLLRGGLVLALPLLLWVSQGWAPFSGIPIGFAALLGITFLVSTLTQFFAPAEQAVIPLIVERKHLLSANSLYTTTMMASVIIGFAVGEPLLAIADTLIDKFNAITSPDIGKELLVGFSYAIAGGLLLLLRTNEKVDQDDQPPPQVWQNIRDGLRYLNAQKRVRAALAQLIILFSIFAALAVLAVRLAEVMPAIKSSQFGFLLATGGIGMALGAVLIGYFGQRVSRTRLSLYGSVGMAASLAALSLFTERLVPTLLLLTCLGAFAALVGIPMQTAIQEETPEEMRGKVFGLQNNAINIALSLPLALAGVAETYLGLRIVFIGLAVMAIAGGAITWSISRAD, from the coding sequence ATGATGCGATTGTCCGATTCAGATCTGGGAATACATCAGCCATTCCTCAGCCAGCTTCACTCGGAGGCTGATGACTCGCTACACAGACTCGGTGACACGTCGTTACAGCCGTTACGTGAACCCAATCCAGACAGGACGTTAAATGGTAAAAGCAATGGGGCTAAAGCGCAGGCAAAGGATAACGGGGCTAGTGATGTTGAGGAGATTGAGGATGTCGATGAGCGGTCAGATACTAGTGCTCTAGCCGCGATGCAGGAGTTGATGCAAGCGACGGCTACCCATGATGCTCCAACGACGGTTGAAGAGGATGAGGATGTCCTATCTCACTCTGGAAATGGGGCTAATGGCTACGCTGATACTCATCGCAATGGCTCTCTTTCCAGTCCTGCCGAGGTGCCAGAAGTAGAGACAGATGAGGTTGAGCATGGGTTTTTGCCCGTTCTCAAAAACCGTAATTTCCTGGCATTGTGGAGTGGTCAAGTCTTTTCTCAGTTGGCAGACAAGGTTTACCTGGTGCTGATGATCATGATCATCACAAGTCGTTTTCAGGCAGCAGGGCAAACGATTAGTGGTTGGGTGTCTGCCGTCATGATTGCGTTCACGATTCCGGCGGTGCTGTTTGGGTCGATCGCCGGGGTCTATGTTGATCACTGGTCTAAAAAAGCGGTGCTGGTGTTTACCAATCTCTTACGTGGGGGGTTGGTGCTAGCGTTGCCACTGTTGCTGTGGGTGTCGCAGGGGTGGGCACCTTTTTCTGGCATTCCCATCGGCTTTGCCGCCTTGTTGGGCATTACGTTTTTGGTGTCAACGCTGACTCAGTTCTTTGCCCCGGCGGAACAGGCGGTGATTCCTTTGATTGTGGAACGAAAGCACTTGCTGTCCGCCAATTCGCTCTACACCACAACCATGATGGCATCGGTGATCATTGGCTTTGCCGTGGGGGAACCGTTGCTGGCGATCGCTGACACGCTGATTGACAAGTTCAACGCGATTACTAGCCCTGACATCGGTAAGGAACTGCTGGTGGGCTTTAGCTATGCGATCGCTGGAGGGTTGCTCCTGCTATTGCGAACCAACGAGAAGGTAGACCAGGATGATCAGCCACCGCCTCAGGTCTGGCAAAATATCCGCGATGGGCTGCGCTATCTAAACGCGCAAAAGCGAGTCCGGGCAGCATTGGCGCAGTTAATCATTCTGTTCTCGATTTTTGCGGCTCTGGCGGTTCTGGCGGTGCGGTTAGCAGAGGTGATGCCTGCGATCAAGTCGTCCCAGTTTGGCTTCCTGCTGGCGACTGGAGGCATCGGCATGGCACTGGGGGCAGTCCTGATTGGCTACTTTGGTCAACGAGTATCTCGCACGCGGCTTAGCCTCTATGGCTCTGTGGGCATGGCAGCCTCCCTTGCGGCTCTGTCGCTGTTTACGGAGCGGTTGGTGCCAACGCTGTTGTTGTTGACCTGTCTGGGGGCATTTGCGGCGTTGGTGGGCATCCCCATGCAAACCGCTATCCAGGAGGAAACCCCGGAGGAAATGCGCGGGAAAGTCTTTGGTTTACAAAACAATGCTATTAACATTGCATTGAGTCTGCCTCTGGCACTGGCGGGAGTGGCAGAAACCTATCTGGGTCTGCGAATTGTGTTTATCGGGCTGGCAGTGATGGCGATCGCAGGAGGTGCCATTACCTGGTCGATTTCACGGGCAGACTGA
- the recO gene encoding DNA repair protein RecO codes for MAGTYKATGINLKGIPLGESDRLLTVLTREFGLIRLVAPGARKHQSSLRGRSGLFVVNELLIVKGKSLDKIIQAESLESYPSLSQDLRKLTASQYIAELALYQALSDQPQDDLFDLLNQLLSRIEQQPGASTLAILVQGIFHLLTLAGVAPQVNKCCLTQQALMPDLMNSDWRVGFSASAGGTVDMAALKRSSSKPITAKERLSTQRKGASLSTVSYPLVKQSGKVVEGAIASHEATHYSHAAPDYVAHLDATELTLLQRLAQSDLPSVENPIQPPQSLPSSVSDRVWLSVERVLRNYAQYHFEKTIRSATLVDTCFLSTPLLSPEP; via the coding sequence ATGGCTGGAACCTACAAGGCAACTGGAATTAATCTCAAAGGCATTCCTCTGGGGGAGAGCGATCGCCTCTTAACGGTGTTGACCAGAGAGTTTGGGTTAATTCGGCTAGTAGCACCAGGGGCGCGAAAGCACCAATCTAGCCTGCGGGGAAGAAGTGGGCTGTTCGTAGTCAACGAGTTATTAATCGTCAAGGGAAAGAGTTTAGACAAGATCATTCAGGCGGAGAGTTTAGAGTCCTATCCCAGCCTGAGTCAGGACTTACGAAAACTCACCGCCAGTCAATACATCGCTGAACTGGCTCTCTATCAAGCCTTGAGCGATCAACCCCAGGACGATCTTTTTGACCTGTTAAATCAACTCCTCAGCCGAATTGAGCAACAACCCGGAGCCAGCACACTGGCAATTTTGGTACAGGGAATTTTTCATCTGTTAACCTTGGCAGGGGTGGCACCTCAAGTCAATAAATGTTGCCTGACCCAACAAGCCTTGATGCCCGATTTGATGAATTCTGACTGGCGGGTTGGATTCAGTGCCAGTGCGGGTGGTACTGTTGACATGGCGGCGTTGAAGCGGTCGTCGTCTAAACCGATCACCGCCAAAGAACGCTTATCTACCCAGCGAAAGGGGGCTTCTCTATCGACCGTCTCTTACCCGTTGGTAAAGCAAAGCGGTAAAGTTGTTGAAGGAGCGATCGCTTCCCACGAAGCAACTCACTACTCTCACGCTGCGCCCGATTATGTGGCACACCTTGATGCAACTGAATTGACTCTGCTGCAACGATTGGCTCAGTCGGATTTGCCCTCCGTGGAGAACCCGATCCAGCCCCCACAATCCTTGCCGTCTTCTGTCTCCGATCGCGTTTGGCTCTCGGTTGAGCGAGTTCTTAGAAATTACGCTCAATATCATTTTGAGAAAACAATTCGTTCGGCGACGCTGGTTGATACCTGTTTTTTGTCCACGCCCCTGCTCTCCCCTGAACCATGA